One part of the Lachnospiraceae bacterium JLR.KK002 genome encodes these proteins:
- a CDS encoding DNA alkylation repair protein encodes MTVLFSGKPEECNIQIRKQMEQLAEPEFQQFTSKLLPGVEHILGVRLPLLRRMARQIAKGDWKTYFCHASDDSYEEVMLQGMVVGYARGDLQEKREFLETFIPKINNWSVCDSACSTIKLAKSQPEEFWEFLQQYLNSREEFQIRFGLVQLLDYYVNETYLERVLEAVQQVQQEAYYVNMAQAWVISICYREFPEATLPVLKKNTLNDFTHNKAIQKITESLKVSGEKKELVKTLRRQ; translated from the coding sequence ATGACAGTCCTGTTTTCCGGAAAGCCGGAGGAATGCAATATCCAAATCAGAAAACAGATGGAACAGCTTGCGGAGCCGGAATTTCAGCAGTTTACTTCGAAACTGCTGCCGGGAGTGGAGCATATTCTGGGGGTGCGTTTGCCCCTGCTGCGCAGAATGGCCCGGCAGATTGCAAAGGGAGACTGGAAGACATATTTCTGCCATGCTTCGGATGACAGTTATGAGGAAGTAATGCTGCAGGGCATGGTTGTGGGATATGCCAGAGGAGATTTGCAGGAAAAGAGGGAGTTTCTGGAAACATTTATTCCCAAAATAAATAACTGGTCGGTCTGTGACAGCGCATGTTCCACCATCAAACTGGCCAAAAGCCAGCCGGAGGAATTCTGGGAATTTCTGCAGCAGTACTTAAACAGCAGGGAGGAATTTCAGATTCGTTTTGGGCTGGTACAGCTTCTGGACTATTATGTAAATGAAACGTATCTTGAAAGAGTGCTGGAAGCGGTGCAGCAGGTGCAGCAGGAGGCTTATTATGTCAACATGGCACAGGCCTGGGTAATATCCATCTGCTACCGGGAGTTTCCGGAAGCAACACTGCCGGTTCTTAAGAAAAATACTCTGAATGATTTTACCCATAACAAGGCCATTCAGAAGATTACAGAGTCTCTGAAAGTGTCCGGGGAGAAGAAAGAGCTGGTGAAAACCCTGAGACGGCAGTAA